A section of the Gemmatimonadaceae bacterium genome encodes:
- the tsaA gene encoding tRNA (N6-threonylcarbamoyladenosine(37)-N6)-methyltransferase TrmO — MPVVFEPIGVVRSPYATMEAVPKGLGAKHVTEGELVLRAELEEGLTDIEGFSHLYVIWVFDRIGDYALMTRARADGKPHGVFATRMPARPNPIGLTVVELLGREGATLKVRGIDMLDGSPILDIKPYQSSIPIEQVRRGWLADAERMGTSAGFSRAVDSTNGDTTP, encoded by the coding sequence ATGCCGGTCGTTTTCGAACCCATTGGCGTTGTCCGCTCGCCCTACGCGACCATGGAGGCGGTCCCGAAGGGGCTTGGCGCGAAGCATGTGACCGAGGGTGAACTCGTGCTCCGCGCCGAGCTGGAGGAGGGGCTGACCGACATCGAGGGGTTCTCGCACCTGTATGTCATCTGGGTCTTCGACCGTATCGGAGACTATGCGCTGATGACGCGGGCGCGGGCGGATGGGAAGCCGCACGGTGTCTTCGCCACGCGCATGCCGGCGCGCCCCAATCCCATCGGGCTGACCGTCGTCGAGCTGCTGGGGCGCGAGGGGGCGACGCTCAAGGTGCGCGGCATCGACATGCTCGACGGGTCGCCGATCCTCGACATCAAGCCGTATCAGTCGAGCATTCCTATCGAGCAGGTGCGGCGGGGGTGGTTGGCGGATGCGGAGCGGATGGGGACTTCTGCCGGTTTTTCGCGCGCCGTAGATTCGACGAATGGGGATACCACGCCGTGA
- a CDS encoding xanthine dehydrogenase family protein molybdopterin-binding subunit, producing the protein MSARRSLPWVSFAASDAKATVPRDAASDEACDGPIDTGRRDLVKLLGAGGLLFVTGPFGIRRLEAAERLVSGAAAAEPWEAHAYITLGEDGIVTLVCHRSEMGQGIRTTMPMILADEMEADWTNCRVVQAVGDEPRYGSQNTDGSTSIRDFLSKYREAGSTVRALLEDAAAKEWGVSASEVKAKNGEVVHLASGRSKSFGALVATARALPMPARERVRIKTKAERRWEGKGITSIDLKPMTTGTAMYAADVVLPGMKVAAIARPAVWGGKVVSVDDSAALKVPGVEKVIRLPDGPMPGAFLPLGGVAVVATNTWAAIKGRDALVVTWDDGPNKGYDSVSYKAALLESVRTPGRAGRTNGDAAAALASASRKVSAEYYVPHLSHAQMEPVAAIARVDGGKVDAWGCTQSPMDTRKTLAEFLKVDVANVTVHVTLLGGGFGRKSKPDYVCEAAWLAREVGAPVRVQWTREDDLRHSYYHSVAAHRLEAALDASGKVTAWLHRSAYPAISATFAPNVPGPEPDELTNGASDIPFDIPNISVEACPAVAMARIGWFRSVNAIHHGFAIGSFVDELARAARQDTGDFLLQLMGSDRQVDLSKAGLVAPASNYGATWGDHPLDTARAKRVVQIVMDKSGWKGAKLPRGRGRGIAIHRSFLSYVAMVVEVEVLPDGTVLVPRATVAVDAGFVANPDRARAQMEGALIMAMSNTLYSEVSFAQGKVVQSNFRDYQVTRMRAAPRVVDVTIVESEGLPGGIGEPGVPPAGGAIANAIFAATGVRVRDLPVAKQLAGWPSRAATEEE; encoded by the coding sequence ATGAGCGCGCGCCGTTCCCTGCCGTGGGTGTCGTTCGCGGCGAGCGATGCCAAGGCAACCGTCCCGCGTGATGCGGCCAGCGATGAAGCGTGCGATGGCCCCATCGACACCGGGCGCCGCGACCTGGTCAAGCTGCTCGGCGCCGGCGGGCTGCTCTTCGTGACCGGCCCGTTCGGCATTCGCCGGTTGGAGGCGGCAGAGCGTCTGGTATCGGGCGCAGCGGCCGCCGAGCCGTGGGAGGCGCACGCCTACATCACCCTGGGCGAGGACGGGATCGTCACGCTCGTGTGCCATCGCTCGGAGATGGGGCAGGGGATCCGCACCACGATGCCGATGATCCTGGCCGACGAGATGGAGGCCGACTGGACAAACTGCCGAGTGGTGCAAGCGGTGGGTGATGAGCCCAGGTACGGGAGCCAGAACACCGATGGCTCGACGTCCATCCGCGACTTCCTGTCGAAGTACCGCGAGGCCGGGTCCACCGTGCGCGCCCTGCTGGAGGACGCGGCGGCGAAGGAGTGGGGGGTGAGCGCGAGCGAGGTGAAGGCAAAGAACGGCGAGGTGGTGCACCTGGCGAGTGGGCGCAGCAAGTCGTTTGGGGCACTGGTGGCGACGGCGCGCGCGCTCCCGATGCCGGCCAGGGAGCGCGTGCGCATCAAGACCAAGGCGGAGCGGCGCTGGGAGGGGAAGGGGATCACCTCCATCGACCTCAAGCCGATGACGACCGGGACGGCGATGTATGCCGCCGATGTCGTCCTCCCCGGGATGAAGGTCGCGGCCATCGCGCGCCCGGCGGTGTGGGGCGGGAAGGTCGTGAGCGTCGACGACAGCGCGGCGCTCAAGGTGCCGGGGGTGGAGAAGGTCATCCGCCTCCCCGACGGGCCGATGCCGGGGGCGTTTCTCCCGTTAGGCGGCGTGGCCGTGGTGGCGACGAACACCTGGGCCGCCATCAAGGGGCGCGACGCGCTCGTGGTCACGTGGGACGATGGCCCCAACAAGGGCTACGACTCGGTGTCGTACAAGGCGGCGCTGCTGGAATCGGTGCGCACGCCGGGGAGGGCCGGGCGCACCAATGGCGATGCCGCGGCCGCGCTCGCATCCGCCAGCCGCAAGGTGAGCGCCGAGTACTATGTGCCGCACCTCTCGCACGCGCAGATGGAGCCGGTGGCGGCCATTGCCCGGGTGGACGGCGGGAAGGTGGATGCGTGGGGGTGCACGCAGTCGCCCATGGACACGCGCAAGACGCTGGCCGAGTTCCTCAAGGTCGACGTGGCCAACGTGACCGTGCATGTGACGCTGCTGGGCGGCGGCTTCGGGCGGAAGTCCAAGCCGGACTACGTGTGCGAGGCCGCGTGGCTGGCGCGCGAGGTCGGCGCACCGGTGCGCGTGCAGTGGACGCGCGAGGATGACCTGCGCCATTCGTACTACCACAGCGTGGCGGCGCATCGCCTCGAGGCGGCGCTCGACGCGTCAGGGAAGGTCACGGCGTGGCTGCATCGCTCGGCGTACCCCGCCATCAGCGCCACGTTTGCGCCTAACGTGCCGGGCCCCGAACCCGACGAGCTGACCAACGGGGCGAGCGACATCCCGTTCGACATCCCCAACATCAGCGTCGAGGCGTGTCCCGCCGTGGCCATGGCGCGCATCGGCTGGTTTCGCAGCGTCAACGCCATCCACCACGGGTTCGCCATCGGATCGTTTGTCGACGAGCTGGCGCGTGCCGCGCGGCAGGACACGGGCGACTTCCTGTTGCAGCTGATGGGGAGCGACCGGCAGGTCGACCTCTCCAAGGCGGGGCTCGTGGCGCCGGCCAGCAACTACGGGGCTACGTGGGGCGACCATCCCCTCGACACGGCACGGGCCAAGCGTGTCGTGCAGATCGTGATGGACAAGAGTGGGTGGAAGGGGGCGAAGCTCCCACGCGGGAGGGGGCGAGGAATCGCCATCCATCGCTCGTTCCTGTCGTACGTGGCGATGGTCGTCGAGGTCGAGGTGCTCCCCGATGGGACGGTGCTCGTTCCCAGGGCGACCGTGGCCGTCGATGCCGGCTTCGTGGCCAACCCGGACCGGGCGCGGGCGCAGATGGAGGGGGCGCTCATCATGGCGATGAGCAACACGCTGTACAGCGAGGTCTCGTTCGCGCAGGGGAAGGTGGTGCAGTCCAACTTCCGCGACTATCAGGTCACGCGCATGCGCGCGGCGCCGCGTGTGGTGGACGTGACCATCGTGGAGAGCGAGGGGTTGCCCGGCGGCATTGGTGAGCCGGGGGTGCCGCCGGCGGGTGGGGCGATTGCCAATGCCATCTTCGCCGCGACCGGGGTGCGCGTGCGCGACCTGCCGGTGGCGAAGCAGCTGGCGGGGTGGCCGTCGCGTGCGGCCACCGAGGAGGAGTGA
- a CDS encoding (2Fe-2S)-binding protein translates to MSAVPDTPATATAITLLVNGVTRTFDGDPSMPLLWFLRDELQLTGTKYGCGIAQCGACTVHVDGTPARACTRRMQTLQGASVVTIEGLHVTGSHPVQVAWRELDVPQCGFCQSGQIMQAVHLLRNTPRPTDADIDAAMNGHICRCGTYPRIRSAIKAAAEKRS, encoded by the coding sequence ATGAGCGCCGTCCCTGACACGCCGGCCACCGCCACCGCCATCACCCTCCTCGTCAACGGCGTCACGCGCACGTTCGACGGCGACCCCAGCATGCCGCTCCTCTGGTTCCTGCGCGACGAGTTGCAGCTGACCGGCACAAAATACGGGTGCGGGATCGCCCAATGCGGCGCCTGCACGGTGCACGTGGACGGCACGCCGGCGCGCGCCTGCACGCGGCGCATGCAGACGTTGCAGGGCGCCAGCGTGGTCACCATCGAGGGGTTGCACGTGACGGGATCGCACCCGGTGCAGGTGGCGTGGCGCGAGCTCGACGTGCCGCAATGCGGCTTTTGCCAGAGCGGGCAGATCATGCAGGCGGTGCACCTGCTCCGGAACACGCCGCGCCCCACCGACGCCGACATCGATGCGGCGATGAACGGGCACATCTGCCGGTGCGGGACCTATCCGCGCATCCGCTCGGCGATCAAGGCAGCGGCGGAGAAGCGGTCATGA
- a CDS encoding DEAD/DEAH box helicase family protein: MTPRLIQAGWGDPPHHIGEQRSFTNGRIMVLGGKVRRGPQRRADYLLFYRRDFPLAVVEAKEAGLPAENGVQQARVYADLLGLTFAYATNGHRIIEIDLAAGTEREVDRYATPDELFARRIAASHLSSDATAHLIEPFNLVSGKVPRYYQQIAIDRVIEAVLGGRTRILATLATGTGKTDVAFQLCWKLWNSRWNRTGEYRRPKILFLADRNILVDDPMARMFAPFGDARHKISSADASQGRDMYFGIYQALTTATDDVFRSYRPDFFDLIIIDECHRGSSRDESAWRAVLDYFHPAVQFGMTATPLREESRDSYEYFGDPVYSYSLKQGIDDGFLAPYRVHRVITTVDAAGWRPSREEVDRFGRPIPDEEYQTKDFERVVALRARTGAMAQHLTHFLKGTDRFAKTIVFCVDQEHAAEMRQELVNLNSDLVARYPDYVCRVTADEGPDGLTHLAHFQDVDKPTPVILTTSQLLTTGVDAEMVKNVVLARVVGSRAEFKQIIGRGTRLKVDYGKEYFNIIDFTGTATRHFADRDFDGDPARLETVMIDESGDVVETTVDELAHVSGPEGEYVVDAPDGADGRGTLLGEASGEPRKYYVDGGEVEIIGHLVYDLDGDGTKLQVVKYTDYAGRAVRTLYPTRDALRSAWASADTRSEVLRELSERGISFEELASASEQPDADPFDLLCHLAWNAPLLTRRQRAEQAQRLSPDPFAQYGATAREILGLLLDRYVDHGIFQFAALSDLMKVRPFDRYGTPSEIATRHFGGVHEMKSAVLQLQHALYQ, encoded by the coding sequence GTGACCCCGCGCCTGATTCAGGCCGGCTGGGGAGATCCGCCGCACCACATCGGCGAACAGCGGAGCTTCACCAACGGGCGCATCATGGTGCTTGGCGGCAAGGTGCGCCGCGGCCCGCAGAGGCGCGCCGACTATCTCCTGTTCTATCGCCGCGACTTCCCCTTGGCGGTGGTCGAGGCCAAGGAGGCGGGCCTCCCCGCAGAGAACGGCGTTCAGCAAGCGAGGGTTTACGCCGATCTCCTCGGATTGACGTTCGCCTATGCGACCAACGGGCATCGCATCATCGAGATCGACCTCGCCGCCGGTACAGAGCGCGAGGTCGATCGATATGCCACCCCCGATGAGCTGTTCGCGCGGCGAATCGCAGCGAGTCACCTCTCGAGCGACGCCACCGCTCACCTGATCGAGCCGTTCAACCTCGTGTCCGGCAAGGTCCCTCGATACTACCAGCAGATCGCAATCGATCGGGTCATAGAGGCGGTCCTCGGGGGAAGGACTCGCATCCTGGCCACCTTGGCGACGGGGACGGGAAAAACCGACGTCGCGTTTCAGCTCTGCTGGAAGCTCTGGAACAGTCGATGGAACCGGACCGGCGAGTATCGACGACCGAAGATTCTCTTCCTCGCGGACCGCAACATTCTCGTCGATGACCCGATGGCCCGGATGTTCGCCCCCTTCGGCGACGCCCGGCACAAGATCTCAAGCGCCGACGCGAGCCAGGGGCGCGACATGTACTTCGGCATCTACCAGGCGCTGACGACCGCCACCGACGACGTCTTCCGTTCGTATCGCCCCGACTTCTTCGATCTCATCATCATCGACGAATGTCACCGTGGCTCGAGCCGCGACGAGAGCGCGTGGCGCGCGGTGCTCGACTACTTCCACCCGGCGGTGCAGTTCGGGATGACCGCAACACCGTTGCGTGAGGAATCGCGCGATAGCTACGAGTACTTCGGCGATCCGGTCTATTCCTACAGCCTGAAGCAGGGCATCGACGACGGCTTCCTGGCGCCGTATCGCGTGCATCGTGTGATCACCACCGTCGACGCGGCAGGGTGGCGCCCCAGCAGGGAGGAGGTGGATCGCTTCGGGCGCCCTATCCCCGACGAAGAGTACCAGACGAAAGACTTCGAGCGTGTCGTTGCGCTCCGCGCCCGGACCGGCGCCATGGCGCAGCATCTGACGCACTTTCTCAAGGGGACCGATCGATTCGCCAAGACGATCGTCTTCTGCGTCGACCAGGAGCACGCCGCCGAGATGCGACAGGAGCTCGTGAACCTCAATAGCGATCTCGTCGCGCGGTATCCGGACTATGTCTGTCGCGTCACGGCCGACGAAGGGCCCGACGGGCTGACGCACCTCGCGCATTTTCAGGACGTGGACAAACCCACGCCGGTCATCCTCACCACGTCGCAGCTACTCACGACCGGTGTCGACGCCGAGATGGTGAAGAACGTGGTGCTGGCACGCGTGGTCGGCTCGCGCGCCGAGTTCAAGCAGATCATCGGGCGCGGAACGCGGCTCAAGGTCGATTACGGCAAGGAGTACTTCAACATCATCGACTTCACGGGGACGGCGACGCGCCACTTCGCGGACCGGGACTTCGACGGCGATCCGGCCCGACTCGAGACGGTGATGATCGACGAGTCGGGTGACGTGGTCGAGACGACGGTGGACGAGCTCGCGCACGTGTCCGGACCGGAGGGCGAGTACGTTGTTGATGCGCCGGACGGCGCGGACGGGCGCGGAACGCTCCTTGGCGAGGCATCCGGTGAACCTCGCAAGTACTACGTCGACGGTGGAGAGGTCGAGATCATCGGCCACTTGGTGTACGACCTCGATGGCGACGGCACGAAGCTGCAGGTGGTCAAGTACACCGACTATGCCGGCCGCGCCGTGCGCACCCTGTACCCCACGCGTGACGCACTGCGCTCGGCGTGGGCCAGCGCCGACACACGAAGCGAGGTGCTCCGCGAACTGTCGGAGCGCGGCATCAGCTTCGAGGAGCTCGCGTCTGCCAGCGAGCAGCCGGACGCCGACCCGTTTGACCTGCTCTGCCACCTGGCGTGGAATGCCCCACTCCTCACGCGACGCCAGCGCGCCGAGCAGGCGCAACGCCTGTCACCCGATCCCTTTGCGCAGTACGGGGCGACCGCCCGGGAGATCCTTGGGCTCCTGCTCGACCGCTACGTAGACCATGGCATCTTCCAGTTCGCGGCGCTCTCCGACCTCATGAAGGTGCGCCCGTTCGACCGCTACGGCACACCATCCGAGATCGCCACGCGCCACTTCGGCGGCGTGCATGAGATGAAGTCGGCGGTGTTGCAGCTGCAGCACGCACTCTACCAGTAA
- a CDS encoding SAM-dependent DNA methyltransferase translates to MAKAAGKKGNTASRAPRAPKAPLTTRENLSALIGTARKILRKDKGLNGDVDRLPLLTWVMFLKFLDDLERVHEQEAELDGRRYHPIIESPYRWRDWAAREDGITGDELLSFIGQDTAVRPDGTSGKGLFAYLRSLGGVGEKGSQREVIANVFKGVQNRMVSGYLLRDILNKINGIHFSSSDEIHTLSHLYESMLREMRDAAGDSGEFYTPRPVVRFMVRVSDPRLGETVLDPACGTGGFLVESYDHLAPQVATPEQRRQLQRQTLFGQEAKPLPYMLAQMNLLLHGLEAPQIAYGNTLDRRINEIGHGERVDVILTNPPFGGEEEAGIKANFPPNMQTSETALLFLQYIMRKLRVAGAPVLGGKSAERGGRAAVVVPNGTLFGDGVCAVIKEELLREFRLHTIVRLPQGVFAPYTDIPANPLFFERGGPTDTIWYYELPLPEGRKRYSKTAPLQFEEFAPALAWWHNRQEGAQAWKVSAAEVAARGYNLDLKNPNAKAGLEHADPKELIASMRSHEGEVMRLLGEIEALVTGMPA, encoded by the coding sequence ATGGCGAAGGCTGCCGGCAAGAAGGGCAACACCGCGTCGCGCGCCCCGCGTGCGCCCAAGGCACCGCTGACGACGCGCGAGAATCTCTCAGCGCTCATCGGGACCGCCCGCAAGATCCTGCGCAAGGACAAGGGGCTCAACGGCGATGTGGATCGCCTCCCCCTGCTCACGTGGGTCATGTTCCTCAAGTTCCTCGATGACCTCGAGCGCGTGCACGAGCAGGAAGCCGAGCTCGATGGGCGGCGCTATCACCCCATCATCGAGTCGCCGTATCGCTGGCGCGACTGGGCGGCGCGCGAGGACGGTATCACCGGCGACGAGCTGCTGTCCTTCATTGGTCAGGACACGGCAGTGCGCCCCGATGGCACGAGTGGCAAGGGGTTGTTCGCCTACCTGCGTTCGCTCGGCGGCGTGGGGGAGAAGGGGAGCCAGCGCGAGGTCATCGCCAACGTCTTCAAGGGGGTGCAGAACCGCATGGTGAGCGGCTACCTCCTGCGCGACATCCTCAACAAGATCAACGGCATCCACTTCTCGTCCAGCGACGAGATCCACACGCTTTCCCACCTGTACGAGTCGATGCTGCGCGAAATGCGCGATGCAGCGGGCGACTCGGGGGAGTTCTACACGCCGCGTCCCGTGGTGCGCTTCATGGTGCGCGTCTCCGATCCGCGTCTCGGCGAGACCGTCCTCGACCCGGCGTGCGGGACCGGCGGATTCCTGGTGGAGTCGTACGATCATCTCGCGCCGCAGGTCGCCACGCCGGAGCAGCGTCGCCAGTTGCAACGGCAGACGCTGTTCGGACAGGAGGCCAAGCCGCTACCGTACATGCTGGCGCAGATGAACCTCCTGCTGCACGGGCTGGAGGCGCCCCAGATCGCCTACGGCAATACGCTGGACCGGCGCATCAACGAGATCGGTCACGGCGAGCGAGTCGACGTGATCCTCACTAATCCGCCGTTCGGCGGTGAAGAAGAGGCGGGGATCAAGGCGAACTTCCCGCCTAACATGCAGACGTCGGAGACGGCGCTCCTCTTCCTGCAGTACATCATGCGCAAGCTGCGCGTCGCGGGCGCTCCAGTGCTTGGCGGCAAGAGCGCCGAGCGCGGAGGGCGCGCGGCCGTCGTCGTGCCTAACGGTACGCTGTTCGGCGATGGCGTGTGTGCCGTGATCAAGGAAGAGCTGCTCAGGGAGTTCCGGCTGCACACCATCGTGCGGCTGCCGCAGGGGGTGTTCGCTCCGTACACCGACATCCCGGCCAATCCGCTCTTCTTTGAACGCGGCGGTCCGACCGACACCATCTGGTACTATGAACTCCCGCTCCCCGAGGGGCGCAAGAGGTACAGCAAGACCGCGCCGCTGCAGTTCGAGGAGTTTGCGCCGGCGCTTGCGTGGTGGCATAACCGGCAGGAGGGGGCGCAGGCCTGGAAGGTGAGCGCCGCCGAGGTCGCGGCGCGCGGCTACAACCTGGATCTCAAGAATCCCAACGCGAAGGCGGGGTTGGAACACGCCGACCCGAAGGAGCTCATTGCCTCCATGCGCAGTCATGAGGGCGAGGTGATGCGGTTGCTGGGCGAGATCGAGGCGTTGGTGACGGGGATGCCTGCGTGA
- a CDS encoding DUF1016 family protein, protein MRKKRAATKGRPARKVATIKRTTSAARTTSMVGYDDVRADIVALLERARHAAARSVNAVMTATYWEIGRRIVEFEQGGRKRASYGEALVEQLSGDLRARFGSGFSPQNLWQMRAFHLAWSIDRISQTVSAKLGTSPILQTPSGESRGGTILQTVSGELPDLSVLAGAFLLPWSAYVRLLSVRNPQARAFYETEALRSGWSVRQLARQIESQFYERTARSRNKAAMLATGALADAGDALTPEEAVRDPFVLEFLGLRDEYSESELEDALIQHLADFLLELGDDFAFVGRQRRLRLDDRWFRVDLIFFHRRLKCLLVIDLKVGRFSHADAGQMHMYLNYAREHWVKPGENPPVGLILCAEKGAAEAHYALEGLPNKVLAAEYRVVLPGEELLVEEIERTRRELEGRRVRLVGAGAER, encoded by the coding sequence ATGAGGAAGAAGCGCGCGGCGACGAAGGGGCGGCCCGCTCGAAAGGTGGCAACGATCAAGCGCACGACGAGTGCCGCGCGCACCACATCGATGGTCGGCTACGACGACGTTCGCGCCGACATCGTCGCTCTGCTGGAACGGGCGCGCCATGCTGCGGCGCGCAGCGTCAATGCGGTGATGACGGCGACGTATTGGGAGATCGGCCGGCGCATCGTCGAGTTCGAGCAGGGGGGGCGTAAGCGGGCCAGCTATGGTGAGGCGCTGGTCGAGCAGTTGTCGGGGGATCTGCGGGCGCGCTTCGGATCGGGATTCAGCCCGCAGAACCTGTGGCAGATGCGCGCCTTCCATCTGGCCTGGTCCATCGACCGCATTTCGCAGACGGTGTCTGCGAAACTGGGGACGTCGCCAATTCTCCAGACACCGTCTGGAGAATCTCGAGGCGGGACGATTCTCCAGACAGTGTCTGGCGAATTGCCCGATCTCTCTGTGCTCGCCGGGGCATTCCTGCTCCCCTGGTCGGCATACGTGCGCCTCTTGTCGGTGAGGAATCCACAGGCCCGCGCCTTCTACGAGACCGAAGCACTGCGCAGCGGATGGTCGGTGCGGCAGCTCGCTCGGCAGATCGAAAGCCAGTTCTACGAGCGCACCGCGCGGTCACGCAACAAGGCGGCGATGCTGGCCACGGGTGCGCTCGCCGACGCCGGCGATGCGCTCACCCCCGAGGAGGCCGTCCGCGATCCGTTCGTCCTGGAGTTCCTCGGGCTCCGGGATGAGTACTCGGAGAGCGAGCTGGAAGACGCGCTCATCCAGCATCTGGCCGACTTCCTCCTCGAGCTCGGCGACGACTTCGCCTTCGTCGGCCGGCAGCGACGCCTGCGGCTCGACGACCGCTGGTTTCGCGTCGACCTGATCTTCTTCCACCGGCGGCTCAAGTGCCTGCTGGTGATCGACCTCAAGGTGGGGAGGTTCAGTCATGCCGACGCGGGGCAGATGCACATGTACCTGAACTACGCGCGCGAACACTGGGTGAAGCCCGGGGAGAACCCGCCGGTGGGGTTGATCCTCTGCGCGGAGAAGGGGGCGGCGGAGGCGCACTACGCGCTGGAAGGGTTGCCTAACAAGGTGCTGGCGGCGGAGTACCGGGTGGTGTTGCCGGGGGAGGAGCTGCTGGTGGAGGAGATTGAGAGGACGCGGCGGGAGTTGGAGGGGCGACGGGTGAGGCTCGTGGGAGCGGGGGCTGAACGATGA
- a CDS encoding restriction endonuclease subunit S: MPGQAYRQLGVRLWGLGAYEREEIDGGATKYPSFNRIEPNDLVVNKIWARSGAVAVAEEKHARTFVSTEFPTFALDLTRLDPRWMRAVTKWRGFWLACDQMARGTSGKNRIKPAQFLEIVIPLPPLAEQQAHVARLDALAAKTREVEEHLAAVERISSAVLLSLHHRLSRGRMARLGDVLELSELSQPVTPFDSYPQVGVRGFGGGLFPKAAIRGGETSYRTFNRLFTGALVLSQVKGWEGAIARCPAELDGWFVSPEYRTFRCIPELANDEYLGELVRTEWFWSLLQDATRGVGARRERTRPEQFLQIELPLPELEDQLRIVQIVRRQTEAKANLATIRQANAALLPATLERLFAERA, translated from the coding sequence ATGCCTGGACAAGCCTACCGTCAGCTCGGGGTACGTCTCTGGGGCCTAGGTGCGTACGAGCGCGAGGAAATAGATGGCGGTGCCACCAAGTATCCGAGCTTTAATCGCATCGAGCCCAATGATCTGGTGGTGAACAAGATTTGGGCACGCAGCGGAGCAGTTGCGGTAGCCGAGGAGAAGCACGCGAGAACATTCGTAAGCACAGAGTTTCCGACATTTGCATTGGACCTCACCCGTCTTGATCCACGGTGGATGAGGGCTGTGACAAAGTGGCGCGGCTTCTGGCTCGCGTGTGATCAGATGGCTCGAGGTACAAGCGGGAAGAACAGAATCAAGCCGGCGCAATTCCTCGAAATAGTCATCCCACTTCCTCCTCTCGCCGAGCAACAGGCGCACGTCGCCCGCCTCGACGCACTGGCCGCGAAGACGCGGGAGGTGGAGGAGCATCTGGCGGCGGTGGAGCGCATCTCCTCGGCAGTCCTTCTTTCCCTTCACCACAGACTCTCCCGAGGCCGAATGGCTCGACTGGGAGATGTCCTTGAACTTTCAGAACTGAGCCAGCCCGTCACCCCCTTCGACAGCTACCCTCAAGTAGGGGTGCGTGGCTTTGGCGGAGGACTTTTTCCCAAGGCAGCGATTCGCGGCGGTGAAACGTCCTATAGGACATTCAACCGGCTCTTTACTGGGGCGCTTGTACTCAGCCAAGTGAAGGGTTGGGAAGGGGCCATCGCACGCTGCCCGGCTGAACTCGATGGATGGTTCGTTTCTCCAGAATACCGGACGTTCCGATGCATCCCCGAACTCGCGAACGACGAGTACCTAGGTGAACTCGTTCGAACGGAGTGGTTCTGGAGTCTCCTGCAGGATGCCACCCGTGGCGTCGGCGCGCGTCGAGAGCGAACACGGCCCGAGCAGTTCCTTCAGATCGAACTACCGCTCCCAGAGCTGGAGGATCAGTTGCGGATTGTCCAGATCGTGCGCCGGCAGACAGAGGCCAAGGCCAACCTCGCGACGATCCGCCAAGCCAACGCCGCCCTCCTCCCCGCCACCCTCGAACGCCTCTTCGCCGAGCGTGCGTAG